CTATGGACATCTAATCCAAATAAGTGCTGTGAAATTAGAAAAGTTATTCCATTAAATTCTGTTCTTTCAGGTTCAACTGCTTGGATATCTGGATTAAGAAGAGAACAGGGCGGAGCAAGGGCGAATACGGAATATATCAATCTAGACAATAAATTCAAAAGTATTAAAGTATGCCCGCTTATTCACTGGACTTGGAAGGATGTTTGGAGATACGCACACAAGAATCAGCTTGACTATAATGTCCTTCATGATAACGGCTATCCGAGTATTGGCTGCAGAACATGCACACAGCCTGCTTTCACAATGGAAGATATGCGCTCTGGAAGATGGTCTGGCAAAGGAAAAACAGAATGCGGGCTACATTTACAATAACTTAAAGGAAACTAAATGATGATGATAATTCTTGCAGGCATAATGTCTTTATTCTTTGCCATGAACATAGGCGCAAGTGGTGCTGCGGCAAGCCTTGGCGTTGCCTATGGTTCAGGTGCGATTCCAAGCAAAAGGCATGCCCTCCTTTTATGCGGTGTTGCGATTTTTTTAGGGGCCTTTTTAGGAGGCAGTGAAGTAGTTAAAACGATAGGGGAAGATCTCATTCCAAGCAGCTTGCTTAATGCAAAAATCGTGTTAATTATTCTGTCATCTGCCGCCATTTCCCTGTTTATCGCAAATTTAATGGGGATTCCGTTATCAACTAGCGAAATCACTGTTGGCAGCGTTGTTGGTGTTGGCGTAGCATATAAAAGCCTTTTTATTGGACATATTTTATGGATTGTATTCTTTTGGATTTTTATTCCCTTCGTTTCCTTTGGAATTGCTTTGGCAGCAGGGAAGCTAATCATGCGAGCTGAGAGGAAGTACACTTGGCTGAAAGCGAGCAAATCACAGCGTTACTTATCCGTTTTCGTAATTGTTGTTGGTTTTTTTGAAGCCTTTTCGGCAGGAATGAATAATGTAGCTAATGCTGTTGGTCCGATGGTTGGAGCCAATCTCATCTCGATGAGCAGCGGAATATTAATAGGCGGTTTGGCTATCAGTATTGGAGCTATTTTGCTGGGTGGAAGGGTATTGCAGACAAATGGGAAGAAAATCGTCCAATTCAGCAAGCTGGAAGGCGGAATTATTTCTGGTATCGGAGCAACCTTAGTTACAATTGCTTCCATTTTCGGACTTCCTGTGCCGTTGACTCAAGTAACAAGCACAGC
This DNA window, taken from Niallia sp. Man26, encodes the following:
- a CDS encoding phosphoadenylyl-sulfate reductase, with the protein product MSELLTYENLDRYTLPAFPSDTETKGALEVLEWAYETYEEEIVYACSFGIEGIVLIDLISKVKEDAKIVFLDTDVHFKETYELIEKVKKKYPLLQIEMKKPELTLAEQAEQYGDELWTSNPNKCCEIRKVIPLNSVLSGSTAWISGLRREQGGARANTEYINLDNKFKSIKVCPLIHWTWKDVWRYAHKNQLDYNVLHDNGYPSIGCRTCTQPAFTMEDMRSGRWSGKGKTECGLHLQ
- a CDS encoding inorganic phosphate transporter, giving the protein MIILAGIMSLFFAMNIGASGAAASLGVAYGSGAIPSKRHALLLCGVAIFLGAFLGGSEVVKTIGEDLIPSSLLNAKIVLIILSSAAISLFIANLMGIPLSTSEITVGSVVGVGVAYKSLFIGHILWIVFFWIFIPFVSFGIALAAGKLIMRAERKYTWLKASKSQRYLSVFVIVVGFFEAFSAGMNNVANAVGPMVGANLISMSSGILIGGLAISIGAILLGGRVLQTNGKKIVQFSKLEGGIISGIGATLVTIASIFGLPVPLTQVTSTAIIGIGVAKNGVGLFKKQMIHRIIKVWIVSPVLSLVISYCLVQLFVKNDFYNVIVLSSVCIATLGILSLVKSIKEDNRSIYEDGGGI